In one window of Bacteroidota bacterium DNA:
- a CDS encoding crosslink repair DNA glycosylase YcaQ family protein: MKSKAIVKVDLKTAVNLWFHCQSMHRPRGSVKLTPAVLSGFLEKVGALQLDSINVVERAHYLTLWSRFGNYDKADIDQWIYQDKIAYEYWGHEASILPISHLPLGRRRMKLFPPESWLNSSWWKQQQTSPASKRRVLRRLRTEGPLESAHFEKTVGDRKRAQQLGAVAPVMPGHKEDKRSLQLLWHAGKVAVSTRRYFRRIYDLSERVFPETETVTRAAYHDSWLFIGLKGNGIATEKHLENYFTAPKLKAPERRAIIDRNLKAGRIVEVQIDDRKDRCFMLPEHVDQLNALDDPTGTTLVCPFDSFLWQRKRAEALLDFHYRIEIYVPQKKRQFGYYVLPILHDGKLVGRLDPKLHRDKALLEIKSIYLEETFKRTPRFDQALRETLHDLAAFVGAQDLQMPAGWGALA; encoded by the coding sequence ATGAAAAGTAAAGCGATTGTCAAGGTAGACCTCAAAACTGCTGTCAACTTGTGGTTTCATTGCCAGAGCATGCACAGACCCCGCGGCTCCGTAAAACTGACGCCGGCAGTGCTGAGCGGATTTCTCGAAAAGGTTGGCGCCCTGCAACTCGACAGCATCAACGTCGTGGAACGGGCGCACTACCTCACCCTTTGGAGCCGGTTTGGCAACTACGATAAAGCAGACATTGACCAATGGATTTATCAAGACAAAATTGCTTACGAGTACTGGGGCCATGAGGCGTCCATTTTACCCATCTCCCACCTGCCACTCGGACGCCGGCGGATGAAGTTATTTCCACCCGAAAGCTGGTTAAATTCGAGTTGGTGGAAACAGCAACAAACGTCGCCGGCCTCAAAGCGCCGCGTATTGCGCCGGCTCCGGACAGAAGGCCCGCTTGAGAGTGCACATTTCGAGAAAACTGTTGGAGACCGCAAGCGTGCGCAGCAGCTAGGTGCAGTCGCCCCCGTAATGCCTGGGCATAAAGAAGACAAGCGCTCTCTCCAACTCCTCTGGCATGCCGGCAAAGTGGCCGTATCCACAAGAAGGTACTTCCGACGCATTTACGATCTTTCGGAGCGGGTCTTCCCTGAAACAGAAACTGTTACGCGCGCTGCGTACCATGACAGTTGGCTTTTCATCGGCCTCAAGGGAAACGGCATTGCCACCGAAAAACATCTGGAGAATTACTTCACTGCGCCCAAACTCAAAGCGCCCGAACGCAGGGCAATCATTGATCGCAACCTGAAGGCCGGCCGAATCGTGGAGGTTCAAATCGATGACCGGAAAGACCGCTGCTTTATGCTGCCAGAGCATGTTGATCAGCTGAACGCGCTAGATGATCCGACAGGGACCACGCTGGTTTGTCCGTTCGACTCTTTCCTCTGGCAAAGAAAACGGGCGGAAGCGTTACTCGATTTCCACTACCGCATCGAAATTTATGTCCCGCAAAAGAAGCGGCAGTTTGGGTACTACGTCCTCCCTATCCTGCACGATGGCAAACTCGTGGGCCGGCTTGACCCCAAACTCCATCGCGACAAAGCCCTGCTCGAAATCAAATCGATCTACCTTGAAGAGACCTTCAAGCGCACACCCCGCTTCGACCAGGCACTCCGCGAAACGCTCCATGACCTCGCCGCATTTGTCGGCGCGCAGGACTTGCAAATGCCGGCTGGCTGGGGTGCGCTGGCGTGA